CTGGCAACGATTGGATGGTATAATTTATTTTGTCACCAACCTTTACCCAAGGCATATCGCTTTCATAGACATCAAAAAGCACCCAAAGTGATGATAGATCTGCTATCTCATAGATGGGCATGCCTTGACTCACATAATCTCCTAAATCGACTTTTTTAGCAGTGATAATACCTGAAACATCTGCAGTAATTGGAAATTGTTGGATGGGCTTATTGGTGCTTATTATTTTATTTATTGTGCCCTCGCCTATTTTCCAATTATTTAGTTTTTGTTTAGCAGCTTCAAATAATTCTGGTTGTGTCTCTTTGATGCGATAAGCTTGCAGTAATTCTTCTTGGGCTGTCACCAAATCAGGAGAATAGACCATCGCCAATGTTTGCCCTCGATTTACCTTTTCCCCAGTAAAATTAATGTTCAATTTTTCAATTCTCCCCGGAATATGGGATGATTGCGTGTATAGTTTACGCTCATCAATTTGCACTTTACCATTCAGTGTCAGCTTTTTGTTGGTTTTCTTACTTCCTCCTACGACCATCGTTTGAATATTGGCCAATTTCATAGCATCCTCGGTCATCTGAAGCGCATTGGGGTCTATTGCAGAATCGTTCGATTCCAAAGGGATTAAATCCATACCGCATAATGGGCACTGACCGGGTTCTTTCATCTGTATTTGCGGATGCATAGAACAGGTCCAAATGGTTTCCGTGCCTTCTACGTGATTATGTTCATTTTCAGATTTTGGAGCATCATTTCCTCCAAAAACCAACCATCCAAGTAGAACCCCAACAAATAGGATACCTACCATTTTTAATATATTTTTATTTTTTGTGTTCATCTTATTCCTGTTTAGAAATTAAATAATCTCTTGTTGATTGTGATATAAATTGATCTTTATTTGCTGAAACCATTGCCGTTTGAAGCATTAACAAATCTTGGTTCATCCTTAAAATTTCCTCAAAATCAGTTCCTGAATTACTATAAGCCGCTATTAATAACGAAATGGCCTGCTTTATACTTTCAGTTTGCTTTTTATATAGTTCTTTTAAAGTTTTAGCTTTCGAAACATTATAATTGGCCATACTATACGACGTTTGCAAATTGTTTTTTACTGCTTGTTTTTCATAATGAGTTGCTTGTAACATGAAGTCGACTTCTTTTTGCTCCGCACTGTATTTTTTTCTGAAAATGGGCAGTGTCACCGAAAGCATGGGCATAATGGCATCTTGTCCGTTCATTTCCAGATCAGGAACATCCCGTTTTGAAATAATGGAATAATCCAAACCGAGTCCTATCATGGGATACCCTTCTTTTTTGACCACCTTTTTTTGTGCTTCAAAAGATGCTATCTTTTTGTCCAATCCCATTAATTTAGGGTTGGAAACAAATAAACTATCTCTTTCTAAGGGCACATCATTTTCAACCAGTGGTAAGGAATCCGGAATCGTAATCATTTCATCCAAATCCCTATTCAACAAACTATTAAATTCGATTTGTAGTGGTAGGTTTTGATCCTTCAATAATTGGATTTTGGTTTCACTTTCGTTTCTTTTTATATCAATTCTCACAACGTTCACCATGGCGCCTTTACCACTTTTAAATTTACTCAAGGCCAACTCTCTATAGCTATTCAATATTTGAAGGTTTTCCTCTTCGAGCTGAATCATTGTATTGATTTCATAAAGTTCTGCATAGGATTTTTTAATCTTTAAATAGACGTCATTTTTTGAATCCAAATACTTTTGAAAAGTAGCTTCAGCCATTAAATTGGCAGCATGTTTTTTAGCTTCAAGCGTGCCAAACCAAGGAAACATTTGCATCAGACTAAATCGGGCTTCTTGGGCTCCTACCCTAGTTTCAATCATGCGGCCAAAAGCACTCATGGTCAAACTTGGATCTGGCAACGAACTCACCTGTGGTGCTTTTTGCAAAGCAGCTTCAAATTCTTTATAAGCAGATTGTATCTCAGGATTATTTTGAGACGCTATGCTTAAATAATCCGTTAATGTTTGACCATTACTACTTATTGAATAAAGAACTACAACAAAAGCTAAATATCTTAATTTCAATACCTTATATTCACCAATTATCTTCATTGTTGATTGCGTTTAATTACTGATTCTCTCCAAAAAGCCTGTAAAACGGGTACGACAAACATGGTCATGAGCTGAATAATCATCCCTCCAAATACAGGTATGGCCATTGGGATCATAATATCTGAGCCTTTACCTGTTGAGGTGAGTATAGGAAGTAAAGCGATAATGGTAACGGCAGCGGTCATCATTGCGGGTCTCACCCGTTTTTTACCAGCAACTAAAACGGCTTCTCTCACACCTACTATTGTTTCAGGTTGTCGCTCTTCAAAAACTTGATGGATGTAGGTTCCCATAATAACGCCATCATCCGTTGCTATTCCGAATAGAGCGATAAACCCGACCCAAACGGCAACACTTAAATTGATTGGATGAATCTGAAATAAATGCCGCATGTTGACATCGGCTATGGAGAAATTCAAGAACCAGTCTTGTCCGTAGAGCCATAACATAATAAAACCACCCGCAAAAGCAACAAATACGCCAGAAAAATGGATGGATGATGCAATGACCGTTTTAAACTGAAAGTACAATAGCAGAAATATGATGACCAAACTTATTGGGATAACAATAGACAGTTTTTTAACTGCTCGAATTTGATTTTCATAACTACCAGAAAACTTATAACTCACGCCTTTTGGAACTAACAATTCTCCAGCATCAATCTTATCTTCAATCAACTTTTGGGCATCATTCACCACATCAACTTCGGCGAATGTTTCTTTTTTGTCGAATAATACATAACCCACCAAAAAGGTTTCTTCACTCTTTATCATTTGGGGACCGCGAACAAATTCCAAACTAACCAGTTCACCTAACGGCACTTGCACACCCGTGGGTGTTGGTACCAATATTTTTTTGATTTTCTCTGGGTCATCCCGCAATTCCCTTGGATATCTCACCCTAACAGGGTAACGTTCCCTGCCTTCAACCGTTGATGTGATTTTCATACCTCCAACAGCTGTTTCTATAACTTGCTGAACCTTTTCTATACTTAGGCCGTAACGGGCAATGGCAGAACGATTGATATTTATTTGTAAATAGGGTTTCCCCACAATTCTATCAGCAAAAACGGCTTCGGATTTTACGGAAGGTACGTGTTTTAATATACCTTCCAACTCCAAACCAAAATCTTGAATGGTCTTCAAATCGGGGCCATACACCTTAATTCCCATTGGAGCACGCATACCGGTTTGCAACATGACCAAACGTGTTTCTATCGGCTGTAATTTGGGTGCTGATGTTACTCCTGGGAGATTTGAAACCTTGATTATTTCTTTCCAAATATCATCAGAGCTTTTTATGTGAGAACGCCAGTTTCTAAAAAATTCACCATTATCATCAAGAACTAGATCTTTTTCAGTGACACTTTGAAGTAGTGCTTCATCGTTTGTTAATTCTTTTCCGTTTTTTAGAATAAACTTATCATCTTTATTTATTCTAAAACGAATAGGTTTTCCATTATAGGTTTCTATAAATTCCGGTTTATAATTGATAATATTTTCAAACATGGAAATAGGCGCAGGATCAATGGCACTTTCCACTCTTCCCAACTTACCAACAGCAATGTCAACCTCTGGAATATTGGCCAACAACATATCCAATTTCTGAACGGTGTTCTTACTTTCTTCCAATCCGGTATGTGGCATGGCGGAAGGCATTAACAAAAATGACCCTTCGTTCAAGGTTGGCATAAATTCGGATCCAATACCTGGAAATGTTTTGGAAATTGAAGACCAGACTTTTGTTTCCTTGATGTTCCATCCCATTTTTTCAAATCCTTTGGAAGCGAATCCGAAAATGTTATCAAATCCCAGCCAAATAAAAACGCCAAACAACAGGGTAAAAAGCGGAATCAACATGAACTTGCCTTTATTGTTCAAACACCATTTTAGAACAGGTTCATAAAAATGGACAATGGCTAACAGCATTCCTAAAATGACTCCAAGTAATACCAGTACAAACACATAATTTACAATGAGGTGATTTTGTGGTCCTAATGGCATCCATTCTTCAGCCAAGAAAAATGTGGCAATAAATAAGACCAACCCAACATTAATGTAGTTAGAATACTTGTTAAATTTAAGTGGCAGTTTATGTTCAAATAGTGAATTGAACCCTAAAACACACAATACCAATGGTAGCCAAATGTGCATATAAATTGCCAATAGCAATCCACCAACAATTAATATAATACCCCAAGTTCTTTTAACCTTCTTTTTATCGTAATTGATACCAAAAACAAAATGCGCTAAAGCTGGTAATACAACAATGCCTAAAACGAAAGATCCCAATAAGGCAAATGTTTTTGTAAACGCTAGCGGTCTGAATAATTTTCCCTCGGCCCCAATCATGGCGAAAACAGGAATAAAACTTACTACTGTTGTTGCCAAGGCCGTTGTGATGGCCGATGCTACTTCCTTGGTTGCAACATAAATAACATGCATCAATTCTTTACCCTTTACGCCGTGGTTTTCGGGCATTTCTAAATGCCGAATGATATTTTCGACAAATACAATCCCTATATCCACCATAACGCCAATGGCAATGGCAATACCAGACAATGCCACGACATTGGCATCTACACCTGCATAACGCATAATGATGAATGTCATGAGTACTCCAACAGGCAATAAACTGGAAATAATAAATGAAGCTCTTAAATTCATCATTAGAACAAGGACGACAATAATACTGATGAGAATCTCATGTGACAATGCCGTTTCCAAAGTACTAATGGTTTCTTCTATCAGCTTGGTGCGATCATAAAAAGGAACAATAGTGAGTTGACTTATTGTCCCATCAGCCAACGTTTTTTTAGGTAATCCCGATGCAAACTCTTTTATTTTAGTCTTTACGTTATTGATAACTTCTAAAGGATTTGAACCATACCGAGCCACTACAACACCTCCAACAACTTCGGCGCCACCTTTATCCAAAACCCCTCTTCGGGTTGCTGGCCCCAGATTTACATGGGCTACATCCTTGATAAGAATGGGTTTGTTATTGGTAACACTAACTACTGTATTCTCTAAATCTTGGATGGATTTTATATATCCAAGTCCGCGAATAAAATATTCCGCTTTATTGATTTCAATAGTTTTAGCCCCTATATCGCGATTGGAATTTTTTACCGCCATCATGACCATATCAATGCCAATATTATAAGCTTTTAAGGCATCTGGGTTCACATCAATTTGATATTCCTTTATATAACCACCAACAGAGGCCACTTCAGAAACCCCTGAAACCCCATTTAAAGCATACTTTACGTAGTAGTCCTGAACAGACCGCAATTCATCCAAATCCCAGCCTCCCGTAACATTTCCCTTATCATCCCGACCTTCTATAGTGTACCAATAGACTTGTCCTAATGCGGTTGCATCAGGGCCTAACGCTGGTTTTGCGTCAGAAGGCAATAAGTTTTCTGGTAAAGAATTTAATTTTTCCAGAACCCTTGACCGGGACCAATAAAAATCTACCTTTTCTTCAAAAATGATGTAGATGCTCGAAAACCCAAACATGGAAGTACTTCTAATGGATTTTACGTTTGGTATTCCTAAAAGGGAGGTTGTAAGTGGATAGGTGATCTGATCTTCAATGTCCTGTGGTGATCTCCCTGGCCATTCGGTAAAAACTATTTGTTGGTTTTCGCCTAAATCTGGAATGGCATCAACCGGAACCGAATCTTTTGGTAAAAACCCCGTATTCCAATTGAATGGCGATGTGGACACCCCCCATACAATAAAGGTGATTAAAATAAGAACGGTAATTAATTTGTTCTCTAAAAAATATTTTATGATTTTATTTAACATGTAATTTGATTATTAAACCGTTGGACATGGGTGTTATGAGAACACCAAAAACAACAAATTATCCAAGAAGCAATTGCCACTGGAAACATGGTCTAAAGTTTAAAAATCAAATTAAATAAGTTTCGTCGAGCTTATAGATGCTCTTTATAATGAGCGGTGGCGGATATTCTGAAAGTGTATATGCATTTTCCTCAAAATATTCAAAAAGGTTTTCATAAGAATAAACAAATGATGCTACAAAAATTTGTTGGTCAAATGACAGCTTTTCAAACGCTATTTTTAATTCATCTTGACCTTTTACAACAATTTGTTCTTCTTTACAACAATCTTTTTTTACTATAGAACAATCTGAACTGGTCGTTGTTTTTTGAATTTCCATGCCACAGGTTTTGGCTTTATGGAAAATGGCTGTATCCATCAAAGTATCACCACAATAGTGCATATCAATTGTGAATGACATTGTAGAAAACAATACTACAAATGACATTAAAATGGACACTATTTTATGGAATACCTGTTGCATATTATTGTAAAAGTACAAAATTTTAATAACTACTACATTTCTTTAACAGAAGTTTTAATTATTCATCTTTTAAAAATCGTTTTATATCTTTATTAGATCCATAAACTACGAGTATATCGTCTTTGCTTAGGATATTATCAGGGCTTGCGACACCTTTAACTTTGGTAACACTTCTAGTTTTACCAACAAGACTTTTTACTTCAGTATTTGTTATCGTTGTTAATACCAATAAGTTATAATTTTCACGGATATTAGTTTCCCTTATTGTTTTTCCATCAAACCTTATAGGCACATTGACTTCAACAATACTGTAACTATCACTTAATTCAAAAGAGTCCACAACCCCTTTTAAACATAGCTTCTTCGCCCATCGTTCGGCAGATTCTTCTTCTGGATGTACAATTTCGTCAACACCTATGGCGTGCAGTACCTTTTCGTGAAGACCATCTATGGCTCTACTTATTAAACGCTTGACCTGAAAGTTTTTAAACAATGCCGTTGCCATTACATTGGCTCCTTTATTTTCCCCAATGGCTACCACCACCATGTCTGTGCCACTTAACGGAAGCCCTGATACCGTGAACTCATCCGTTGCATCCATACAAATGGTATGGGTAATTCGTTCTTTGTAATTATCCACTTTGTTCATATTGGTATCAATACCAATGACTTCATTGCCTTCTTCGGTCAATTTTTCGGCCAATGATGCCCCAAAGCTACCCAATCCTACAACTATATATTTCATCTGTCTTATCTATTTTTTTTTTAGGAGTTGAGAATTTTAGAATTTTAGGAGTTGAGGAGTTGAGAATTTTAGAAGACTTAAAGCGTCTTGGTTCTTCTCTATTTTCTATTCTCTCTTGTCTCTTGTCTCTTGTCTCTTGATTCTTGTCTCTTGATTCTTGATTCTAATCTCTATTACTACTGTTTAATTTATGGTTAATTCTTCTACTGAATATTTATAATTTTTTTGTTTGACTTTCTTAAATACGGCTATAAGCAAAGTAAGCATACTTACCCTACCTATAAACATGACAACTATGATTGTTAGTTTACTTAAAGGACTTAATGATGCTGTAATACCTAGACTTAAACCTACAGTACTGTATGCCGAAAAGCATTCGAAAGCAATATTCAGTAGACTCTTCTTACTATCAAATATAGAAATTAAAATTATGCCTACTCCAATAACCAATAAGGATAAGGATATAACTGCAAAGGCTCTTCTTACCGAAACATCGGCTATTTCTCTTCTAAATACTTCAATCTTTGATTTCCCTCTTGCTAAACTTAAAAAGTTAAGTGTGGCAATGGCAAAGGTATTTGTTTTAATACCACCTCCTGTAGATGCTGGGGAGGCACCAATCCACATCAATAAAAACAACAACATGACAGTTGAAAAATGTAAAGCCGTCATATCAACGGTGTTAAAACCTGCCGTTCTAGGTGTTGCCGCACCAAACAAAGCCGTAATAAACTTGCCCACTCCTTTGTGTTCAGTCAAGGTGTTATTATACTCGTTTATGTAAAATAAGACCGTACCAACAACTGTTAGTACTGTTGTTGTTACCAACGTGATACGGCTATTAAGATTCAGTACCCAAGGCTTATGGGTCTGCTTTTTACCAACGATATAAAATACTTTCCGAGTTATAAAATATTTAAGGTATTTTATAATATTTACCACAATGGGAAACCCTAAACCACCTAAAACAAAGGCAGCAATAATAATACCTTGCAGCATATAATTATATCTGAAACCTGTTTCATATAGGCTATTGGTCAAGGTTGAAAACCCTGCATTACAAAAAGCCGACACCGAATGGAACATAGAGAAAAAGAATCTTTCAAAAAAAGAATTGAATAAATTTTTGTCTAGGCTTGAATAGATTAATACGGCTGCAAAAAATTCTATGGAAAATGTTATGACTAAAATCTTTTTCAAAGTTGAAAACACTTCGCCCAATTTGTTCAATCCCGTCATATCACTTAATGTCAATTGGTTTTCGTAAGTCGCTCCTCCTTTAAAAAAATATGAAAAATAACTTGCTATGGTTAGGATACCAATCCCTCCTGTTTGTATAAGAAATAAGATAATAGATTGTCCAAACGTTGTAAAATAACTTCCTGTATCTACCACTATCAGCCCTGTTACGCACACGGCACTTGTGGAGGTAAATAAGGCATCCAAGAACGAGATGCCTTGATGGGTAGCATTCGGTAGCATTAACAATAAAGCGCCTAAAAGGATAATACTAAAAAAACTTATAATAAAAAGTTGTGCTGGGTTTAACCGAGTGCTCTTATAGTTTATATTTTGCTCTGAAAATTCCCTGATAAAGGTTAATATAATGGCAAATTTCACCCAATTATCATCGTAAAGGAATGAAATATGTTTATGGGCATCTTCACCTAAAAAATGAGCATATAAAATGATTAATGTCGCCAAAATTGTAACTACATCAAATATAATTACCGAGCGATTTATCTTCTTTAACCTTTCAATATAACGAAGCATCGTAGCAACAATACCAAGAGCAATGACCACAAAATAATACGAATTGAATAGTTTTTGAATCCGTTCAGATTTGTCAAACCCAAAATCGGCTATGAACAAGAACATTCCCAAAACACTTGTAACGAATGCTATTTGAAACAGTACATAGGAATACTTTTTACTAAAAAACAAAAACCTTTCTAGATTGAAATTTGGCATACAATACTTTGTCCATTAAAAAACAGCAAAGTTAAAGATTGTAGTGTAAAGATTTTATAAAGATTCGTTTAAGTACCCATAAACCTGTGATTATGTAAAAAAAATGGTTATCTGAATGTGATTTTAGTGGATTAAAATTGTTAGCAATAAACTACGTCCATAAACATAGCTACAGCATCACTAACCGTGAGCCTTTGCTGTCAAGTATCATTACCTTGTGCGGCAAGGCAAAAATTTAAAAATCAGAACACTAAAAACCATTTACAATGCCAAATCTGCTTCATCTTTTCTTTTCGTTAGTTTGTTTCTCCTTGCCAAAATTGCCAACCCAAAAGTCAACAATCCAAGCCTTCCCACGAACATTACAAATATAATGACCAATTTTCCCCATGAGCTTAAGCTTCCTGTAATACCAGTACTCAATCCAACCG
This genomic window from Mariniflexile sp. TRM1-10 contains:
- a CDS encoding efflux RND transporter periplasmic adaptor subunit; this translates as MNTKNKNILKMVGILFVGVLLGWLVFGGNDAPKSENEHNHVEGTETIWTCSMHPQIQMKEPGQCPLCGMDLIPLESNDSAIDPNALQMTEDAMKLANIQTMVVGGSKKTNKKLTLNGKVQIDERKLYTQSSHIPGRIEKLNINFTGEKVNRGQTLAMVYSPDLVTAQEELLQAYRIKETQPELFEAAKQKLNNWKIGEGTINKIISTNKPIQQFPITADVSGIITAKKVDLGDYVSQGMPIYEIADLSSLWVLFDVYESDMPWVKVGDKINYTIQSLPGESFEGVITFIDPLINPETRVASARVEVKNPENKLKPEMFVSGVVSRNVNTSASKDIVIPKSAVMWTGERSVVYIKSIVSNKVNFKFREVTLGASLGDAYIIKEGLSEGEDIVVNGTFTVDAASQLAGKPSMMNPEGEKEVTGHEGMDMGEDDMKRP
- a CDS encoding TolC family protein; this translates as MKIIGEYKVLKLRYLAFVVVLYSISSNGQTLTDYLSIASQNNPEIQSAYKEFEAALQKAPQVSSLPDPSLTMSAFGRMIETRVGAQEARFSLMQMFPWFGTLEAKKHAANLMAEATFQKYLDSKNDVYLKIKKSYAELYEINTMIQLEEENLQILNSYRELALSKFKSGKGAMVNVVRIDIKRNESETKIQLLKDQNLPLQIEFNSLLNRDLDEMITIPDSLPLVENDVPLERDSLFVSNPKLMGLDKKIASFEAQKKVVKKEGYPMIGLGLDYSIISKRDVPDLEMNGQDAIMPMLSVTLPIFRKKYSAEQKEVDFMLQATHYEKQAVKNNLQTSYSMANYNVSKAKTLKELYKKQTESIKQAISLLIAAYSNSGTDFEEILRMNQDLLMLQTAMVSANKDQFISQSTRDYLISKQE
- a CDS encoding efflux RND transporter permease subunit — protein: MLNKIIKYFLENKLITVLILITFIVWGVSTSPFNWNTGFLPKDSVPVDAIPDLGENQQIVFTEWPGRSPQDIEDQITYPLTTSLLGIPNVKSIRSTSMFGFSSIYIIFEEKVDFYWSRSRVLEKLNSLPENLLPSDAKPALGPDATALGQVYWYTIEGRDDKGNVTGGWDLDELRSVQDYYVKYALNGVSGVSEVASVGGYIKEYQIDVNPDALKAYNIGIDMVMMAVKNSNRDIGAKTIEINKAEYFIRGLGYIKSIQDLENTVVSVTNNKPILIKDVAHVNLGPATRRGVLDKGGAEVVGGVVVARYGSNPLEVINNVKTKIKEFASGLPKKTLADGTISQLTIVPFYDRTKLIEETISTLETALSHEILISIIVVLVLMMNLRASFIISSLLPVGVLMTFIIMRYAGVDANVVALSGIAIAIGVMVDIGIVFVENIIRHLEMPENHGVKGKELMHVIYVATKEVASAITTALATTVVSFIPVFAMIGAEGKLFRPLAFTKTFALLGSFVLGIVVLPALAHFVFGINYDKKKVKRTWGIILIVGGLLLAIYMHIWLPLVLCVLGFNSLFEHKLPLKFNKYSNYINVGLVLFIATFFLAEEWMPLGPQNHLIVNYVFVLVLLGVILGMLLAIVHFYEPVLKWCLNNKGKFMLIPLFTLLFGVFIWLGFDNIFGFASKGFEKMGWNIKETKVWSSISKTFPGIGSEFMPTLNEGSFLLMPSAMPHTGLEESKNTVQKLDMLLANIPEVDIAVGKLGRVESAIDPAPISMFENIINYKPEFIETYNGKPIRFRINKDDKFILKNGKELTNDEALLQSVTEKDLVLDDNGEFFRNWRSHIKSSDDIWKEIIKVSNLPGVTSAPKLQPIETRLVMLQTGMRAPMGIKVYGPDLKTIQDFGLELEGILKHVPSVKSEAVFADRIVGKPYLQININRSAIARYGLSIEKVQQVIETAVGGMKITSTVEGRERYPVRVRYPRELRDDPEKIKKILVPTPTGVQVPLGELVSLEFVRGPQMIKSEETFLVGYVLFDKKETFAEVDVVNDAQKLIEDKIDAGELLVPKGVSYKFSGSYENQIRAVKKLSIVIPISLVIIFLLLYFQFKTVIASSIHFSGVFVAFAGGFIMLWLYGQDWFLNFSIADVNMRHLFQIHPINLSVAVWVGFIALFGIATDDGVIMGTYIHQVFEERQPETIVGVREAVLVAGKKRVRPAMMTAAVTIIALLPILTSTGKGSDIMIPMAIPVFGGMIIQLMTMFVVPVLQAFWRESVIKRNQQ
- a CDS encoding HYC_CC_PP family protein is translated as MQQVFHKIVSILMSFVVLFSTMSFTIDMHYCGDTLMDTAIFHKAKTCGMEIQKTTTSSDCSIVKKDCCKEEQIVVKGQDELKIAFEKLSFDQQIFVASFVYSYENLFEYFEENAYTLSEYPPPLIIKSIYKLDETYLI
- a CDS encoding potassium channel family protein, yielding MKYIVVGLGSFGASLAEKLTEEGNEVIGIDTNMNKVDNYKERITHTICMDATDEFTVSGLPLSGTDMVVVAIGENKGANVMATALFKNFQVKRLISRAIDGLHEKVLHAIGVDEIVHPEEESAERWAKKLCLKGVVDSFELSDSYSIVEVNVPIRFDGKTIRETNIRENYNLLVLTTITNTEVKSLVGKTRSVTKVKGVASPDNILSKDDILVVYGSNKDIKRFLKDE
- a CDS encoding TrkH family potassium uptake protein, whose translation is MPNFNLERFLFFSKKYSYVLFQIAFVTSVLGMFLFIADFGFDKSERIQKLFNSYYFVVIALGIVATMLRYIERLKKINRSVIIFDVVTILATLIILYAHFLGEDAHKHISFLYDDNWVKFAIILTFIREFSEQNINYKSTRLNPAQLFIISFFSIILLGALLLMLPNATHQGISFLDALFTSTSAVCVTGLIVVDTGSYFTTFGQSIILFLIQTGGIGILTIASYFSYFFKGGATYENQLTLSDMTGLNKLGEVFSTLKKILVITFSIEFFAAVLIYSSLDKNLFNSFFERFFFSMFHSVSAFCNAGFSTLTNSLYETGFRYNYMLQGIIIAAFVLGGLGFPIVVNIIKYLKYFITRKVFYIVGKKQTHKPWVLNLNSRITLVTTTVLTVVGTVLFYINEYNNTLTEHKGVGKFITALFGAATPRTAGFNTVDMTALHFSTVMLLFLLMWIGASPASTGGGIKTNTFAIATLNFLSLARGKSKIEVFRREIADVSVRRAFAVISLSLLVIGVGIILISIFDSKKSLLNIAFECFSAYSTVGLSLGITASLSPLSKLTIIVVMFIGRVSMLTLLIAVFKKVKQKNYKYSVEELTIN